AATATTCAACCCAAATTGTATCAATATCTTTTGATTTATAAACACCTATAAATTCAGGATTATCAAATCCCCACATATCATTTTTATTTTTTAAAAAATGTACTGAACCAATTAAATAATCAACTTTTGCATTTAATATTTCATCTAATAAAAATCCATCTAAATAATCAACTTCATATGCTAATAAAATTTTAATTTTATCTTTGTATTTTTCTTTTGCTTCATTTATCCATTTTTCATATAGACTTTTTTGACTTATATCCATTCTATATTTTGGATCATAATTCATTGGAGCATGGTCTGAAAAACCATATTCATCTATACCTAATTCAATAGCTTTTTCAATATATTCATCAACTGTACCTGTTGCATGATTACATAAAATTGTATGATTATGTAAATCTATTCTCATCTATCTTTAAAACCTTTCATAATTATCAAGACAATAAGCCAGCACCTTTAATAGCTGTACTTCTATCTTTTGCATACACTCTTTGACCATTGATAATATCATATTTCCAAATTGGTGCTTGTGCTTTGAAATCTTCTACAAACTCATCAATAAGCTCTAAAGCAACTCTTCTTTTTGGACTACAAACAGCAGCAATATATGAACTTTCATGATTAAAAACATTACCACGACTGTGAGCCATTAAAACAATTGCATTTTTTTCTTTTGCTTTTTCTTGCCATTTATCGAACCAATTATTTAAAATTGGTTCATAAATATCAAAACTTAATCCCTCAATTTGGTTTTCATCTCTTACAACTCCAACAAAAGTTATAATCGCCCCAAAATTTGAGTTTTTATATTTTTCATACCATTTATTAGTAATTTGTTCGACAGGTAGACTTCCATCAAAAAGTTCTAAAAACTCTTTTCTATTTTCCATATCATCCACCACAAACAGGAGGTAATAATGAAATTCTATCTCCATCATTTAAAATTACATCTTTTGAAATAACA
The genomic region above belongs to Arcobacter ellisii and contains:
- the hisJ gene encoding histidinol-phosphatase HisJ, coding for MRIDLHNHTILCNHATGTVDEYIEKAIELGIDEYGFSDHAPMNYDPKYRMDISQKSLYEKWINEAKEKYKDKIKILLAYEVDYLDGFLLDEILNAKVDYLIGSVHFLKNKNDMWGFDNPEFIGVYKSKDIDTIWVEYFDAIKSMVKTGLFDIVGHFDLIKVFKFLPKKDIRLIAKDALIAIKKSNMILEINPAGLRKPINESYPSKQLLEMAYEMGIDITFGSDAHNLEQIGFKYDEITTLSKEIGFSKCVTFDSRDRKHIEF
- a CDS encoding molybdopterin synthase catalytic subunit — protein: MENRKEFLELFDGSLPVEQITNKWYEKYKNSNFGAIITFVGVVRDENQIEGLSFDIYEPILNNWFDKWQEKAKEKNAIVLMAHSRGNVFNHESSYIAAVCSPKRRVALELIDEFVEDFKAQAPIWKYDIINGQRVYAKDRSTAIKGAGLLS